One part of the Meleagris gallopavo isolate NT-WF06-2002-E0010 breed Aviagen turkey brand Nicholas breeding stock chromosome 20, Turkey_5.1, whole genome shotgun sequence genome encodes these proteins:
- the USP43 gene encoding ubiquitin carboxyl-terminal hydrolase 43, which yields MRASEVSSTGGSCTFPGQLCQRIATLSEKNFPPTPTPRAALAFPLCFPPTHAHSGGDHADATPTPGRSIPAPLLCCAPQSIVAKHGAQFRGNAQHDALEFLLWLLDRMHEDLGSASPAPGPRAAHQRSAEQSGASGESFVQSHFQAQYRSSLTCPHCRKQSNTFDPFLCISLPIPVRQTRALNVTLVLQREGGRSLRVGLAVPLLGTAAELREMVAREGDVPPQQVILAEVSSQGFLRSLDDTEELSTAGQEAPLYALQAPPEAPTGARPVLLLLLCHVAGIGPHRARFGPPLVLWAERGASWAQLQRDVLAPLRGMMRSAVQGTAPQFRIHVAGEPSAYLSPQDPHPLCHVAIDRALQQSPAGGPPHVALTVNWDISTKERLFGSVQQEAVQDADSVRLQQAAHQQHSCTLDECFQLYTKEEQLAPDDAWRCPHCRVLQQGTVQLRLWTLPDILIIHLKRFRQVAQRRHKLSTLVRFPLRGLDMAPHLAPGGDDGSTPAPTRSCPPDALYDLYAVCNHHGSMQGGHYTAYCCNSLDGRWYSYDDSTVEGVREDEVSTRSAYILFYQRRNAIPAWSASSATRGSSSSAPLNHWAAQLGGSKQHSAESQPAAPRPSPPCSPDLSTTQEQGGFEARPHFY from the exons ATGAGAGCGAGCGAGGTGTCTTCTACAGGAGGAAGTTGCaccttccctgggcagctgtgccaacgCATCGCCACACTTTCGGAGAAGAACTTTCCCCCGACGCCCACCCCTCGCGCTGCCCTCGCTttccctctgtgcttccctccCACCCACGCCCACAGCGGCGGGGATCACGCAG ATGCGACTCCGACGCCCGGTCGCAGCATCCCCGCCCcgctgctttgctgtgccccGCAGAGCATCGTGGCCAAACACGGCGCGCAGTTCCGCGGTAACGCGCAGCACGACGCCCTCGAGTtcctgctgtggctgctggaCCGCATGCACGAGGACCTGGGCAGCGCCTCGCCCGCACCGGGACCCCGCGCTGCCCACCAG CGCAGTGCGGAGCAGAGTGGTGCCAGTGGGGAGAGCTTCGTGCAGAGCCACTTCCAGGCGCAGTACAG GTCCTCCCTGACGTGCCCGCACTGCCGGAAGCAGAGCAATACCTTCGACCCATTCCTGTGCATCTCGCTGCCCATCCCCGTGCGCCAGACCAG GGCACTGAATGTGACGCTGGTGCTGCAGCGCGAGGGCGGGCGCTCGCTGCGCGTGGGGCTGGCGGTGCCACTGCTGGGCACGGCCGCAGAGCTGCGTGAGATGGTGGCACGGGAGGGGGATGTGCCCCCCCAGCAG GTGATCCTGGCTGAGGTGTCCTCGCAGGGCTTCCTGCGCTCGCTGGATGACACCgaggagctgagcacagctgggcaAGAGGCACCCCTGTATGCCCTGCAGGCCCCCCCAGAGGCCCCCACAG GCGCCcgccctgtgctgctgctgctgctgtgccacgtGGCGGGCATCGGTCCGCACCGTGCCAG GTTCGGACCACCACTGGTGCTGTGGGCGGAGCGCGGTGCCtcctgggcacagctgcagcGCGATGTGCTGGCCCCTCTGCGCGGCATGATGAGGAGCGCCGTGCAG GGCACGGCGCCGCAGTTCCGCATCCATGTGGCCGGGGAGCCCAGTGCCTACCTGTCCCCACAGGACCCACACCCGCTGTGCCACGTGGCCATTGACAG AGCGCTGCAGCAGAGCCCCGCCGGCGGACCCCCCCATGTAGCGCTGACAGTGAACTGGGACATCAGCACCAAGGAGCG GCTTTTTGGCAGCGTGCAGCAGGAGGCGGTGCAGGATGCAGACAGTGTGCGGCTGCAGCAGGCGGcacaccagcagcacagctgcactttGGATGAGTGCTTCCAGCTCTACACCAAGGAGGAGCAG CTGGCACCGGATGACGCATGGCGCTGCCCGCACTGCCGGGtcctgcagcagggcacagTGCAGCTCCGCCTCTGGACGCTACCCGACATCCTCATCATCCACCTGAAGCGGTTCCGCCAGGTTGCCCAGCGCCGCCACAAGCTGAGCACGCTGGTGCGCTTCCCCCTGCGTGGGTTGGACATGGCCCCACACTTGGCCCCGGGGGGGGACGATGGCAGCACCCCTGCGCCCACCCGGAGCTGCCCCCCAGATGCTCTGTATGACCTTTACGCCGTCTGCAACCACCATGGCAGCATGCAGGGCGGGCACTACACTG CGTACTGCTGCAACTCCCTGGACGGGCGCTGGTACAGCTACGATGACAGCACGGTGGAAGGGGTGCGGGAGGACGAGGTGAGCACCCGCAGCGCCTACATCCTCTTCTACCAGCGCCGCAACGCCATCCCTGCCTGGTCGGCCAGCAGTGCTACCAGAG gcagcagcagctcggCCCCATTGAACCACTGGGCAGCCCAGCTGGGgggcagcaagcagcacagcGCAGAatcccagcctgcagctccccGCCCATCCCCACCCTGCAGCCCGGACCTTAGCACCACACAGGAGCAAG GTGGCTTCGAGGCCCGACC CCATTTCTATTAA
- the ARHGAP44 gene encoding rho GTPase-activating protein 44 → MKKQFNRMRQLANQTVGRAEKTEVLSEDLLQVEKRLELVKQVSHSTHKKLTACLQGQQGVDADKRSKKLPLTTLAQCLTEGSAVLGDDSLLGKMLRLCGEAEDKLAQELIQFELQVERDVIEPLFVLAEVEIPNIQKQRKHLAKLVLDMDSSRTRWQQSAKSSGLSSNLQPSGAKADALREEMEEAANRVEICRDQLSADMYSFVAKEIDYANYFQTLIEVQAEYHRKSLALLQSVLPQIKAQQEAWMEKPSFGKPLEEHLAVSGREIAFPVEACVTMLLECGMQEEGLFRVAPSASKLKKLKAALDCCVVDVQEYSADPHAIAGALKSYLRELPEPLMTFELYEEWIQASNIPEQEKRLQALWNACEKLPKANYNNIRYLIKFLAKLTEYQDMNKMTPSNVAIVLGPNLLWPQAEGNITEMMTTVSLQIVGIIEPLIQHADWFFPGDIEFNVTGNYGSPMHVNHNANYSSMPSPDMDHADRKQHDQARRPLSVATDNMMLEFYKKDGLRKIQSMGVRVMDTSWVARRGTSGARKTPATPPATQPPAPPAELPATPHSPIPEQVPDVSASPSSPATSFGFPPAAERASTRGVPPAWPDCCYSLPCPEDKRGPPAPGPHSCPLPWTQPALRLWPGCSQSLPPSRSSSSSSRSPQTLTPHLSPTPPGTPAPYGLAYPQGYCLASGQLSPAAAPSPSPPPPPLPPLGSSVTKSRPVPKPRQRPSLPPPQXXXXXASGSSPQPTEPPLLDAVAPGESVPTGLLHFELPSIHLGGMEATLRRDPLDAAQRVQLKGPAEEEEDSESTAL, encoded by the exons GGCTGAGAAGACAGAGGTGCTGAGCGAAGATCTCCTGCAG GTGGAGAAGCGGCTGGAGCTGGTGAAGCAGGTGTCCCACAGCACCCACAAGAAGCTGACGGCGTGTCTGCAAGGCCAGCAGGGCGTGGATGCCGACAAGCGCTCG AAGAAGCTGCCGCTGACGACGCTGGCGCAGTGCCTGACGGAGGGCTCGGCCGTGCTGGGCGATGACTCCCTGCTGGG GAAGATGCTGCGGCTGTGCGGGGAGGCGGAGGACAAGCTGGCGCAGGAGCTCATCCAGTTCGAGCTGCAGGTGGAGAGGGATGTCATCGAGCCGCTCTTCGTGCTGGCTGAG GTGGAAATCCCAAATATCCAGAAGCAGAGGAAGCACTTAGCGAAGCTAGTGCTGGACATGGACTCCTCGAGGACGAG GTGGCAGCAGTCTGCAAAGTCCTCGGGGCTGTCGAGCAACCTGCAGCCATCGGGTGCCAAAGCCGATGCTCTcagggaggagatggaggaggcAGCAAACAGAGTGGAGATTTGCAGG GACCAGCTCTCGGCTGACATGTACAGTTTCGTGGCCAAAGAAATAGACTATGCAAACTACTTCCAAACg CTGATCGAGGTGCAAGCTGAGTACCACAGGAAGTCACTGGCACTTTTGCAGAGTGTGCTGCCACAGATCAAGGCCCAGCAGG AAGCGTGGATGGAGAAGCCGTCCTTTGGGAAGCCGCTGGAGGAGCACCTGGCTGTCAGCGGGAGAGAGATCGCCTTCCCAGTGGAGGCCTGTGTCACCATGCTGCTGGAGTGCGGCATGCAGGAGGAG GGCCTGTTCCGTGTGGCTCCCTCTGCCTCCAAGCTGAAGAAGCTGAAGGCTGCCCTGGACTGCTGCGTGGTGGACGTGCAGGAGTACTCGGCTGACCCGCATGCCATTGCAG gagcactcAAGTCCTACCTGCGTGAGCTGCCAGAGCCACTGATGACATTCGAGCTGTACGAGGAGTGGATCCAGGCCTCCAA CATCCCAgagcaggagaagaggctgcaGGCCCTATGGAATGCCTGTGAGAAGCTGCCCAAGGCCAACTACAACAACATCAG GTACCTGATCAAATTCCTGGCCAAGTTAACTGAGTACCAGGACATGAACAAAATGACGCCGAGCAACGTGGCCATCGTGCTGGGTCCCAACCTTCTGTGGCCACAGGCAGAAGG GAATATCACGGAGATGATGACGACCGTCTCCCTGCAGATTGTGGGCATCATTGAGCCGCTCATCCAGCACGCCGACTGGTTCTTCCCTGGAG ACATTGAATTCAATGTCACCGGCAATTATGGCAGCCCCATGCACGTGAACCACAATGCCAACTACAGCTCCATGCCCTCCCCAGACATGGACCATGCTGACCGCAAGCAGCACGACCAGGCGCGGCGGCCGCTCAGCGTGGCCACGGATAACATGATGCTGGAGTTTTACAAGAAGGATGG CCTTAGGAAAATCCAAAG CATGGGTGTCAGGGTGATGGACACCTCGTGGGTGGCACGTAGAGGCACCTCAGGAGCACGCAAGACACCTGCCACCCCCCCGGCCACGCAGCCACCTGCACCGCCCGCCGAGCTGCCGGCCACGCCGCACTCACCCATCCCTGAGCAGGTTCCTGATGTGTCAGCCAGCCCCTCATCTCCTGCCACCAGCTTTGGCTTCCCGCCCGCAGCCGAGCGGGCAAG CACGCGTGGTGTGCCGCCCGCCTGGCCGGATTGCTGCTACAGCCTCCCCTGCCCCGAGGACAAGCGGGGGCCCCCGGCCCCTGGTCCCCATTCCTGTCCCCTGCCCTGGACACAACCTGCACTGCGCCTCTGGCCAGGTTGCAGCCAGAGCCTTCCTCCCTCCcgctcctcctcttcttcctcccgCTCCCCCCAGACACTCACCCCCCA CCTGTCCCCAACCCCGCCGGGCACCCCCGCGCCCTATGGACTCGCTTACCCGCAAGGCTACTGCCTGGCCTCAGGTCAGCTGTCCCCAGCCGCCGCACCTTCCCcgtctcctcctcctcctcctcttcctcccctggGCAGCTCTGTAACCAAATCTCGACCCGTCCCCAAGCCGAGGCAGAGGCCCTCGCTGCCGCCGCCGCAG NNNNNNNNNNNNNNNGCGTCCGGCTCTAGCCCCCAGCCCACGGAGCCCCCCCTGCTCGACGCTGTGGCCCCCGGGGAGAGCGTGCCCACAG GTCTGCTGCACTTCGAGCTGCCGTCCATCCACCTGGGGGGCATGGAGGCCACGCTGCGCCGGGACCCGCTGGACGCCGCGCAGAGAGTGCAGCTGAAGGgccctgcagaggaggaggaggactcGGAGAGCACGGCCCTATGA